tttagagagagagagagagagagagagagcatgagcagggggagtgggaaaaggagaagcagtctccctgctaagcaaggagcccaatgtcggactccatcctgggactatgggatcatgacctgagctgaacgtaGACGCTTaatcgattgagccacccaggctccccatggtgatgactttttagatataacaccaaaggcaggatccatgaaagaaataattaataagatggactttgttaaagttaaaaacttctctaaaaaaaagacaaactcaagcaaatgagaagacaagccacagactgggagaaattatttgcaaaaggcacatctgataaaagactgtcatccagaaaatacaaagaactcttaaaactcgacaataagaaaacaaacaatccagttaaaaaatcaGCTAAAACCTTGACAGATACCTCATCAAagaagatggcaaataagcatatgaaaagatacttacattgtatgtcatcagggaaatgcaaattaagacaatgagataccagtacatgcctattagaatgactaaagtctggaacactgacaacaaaTTCTGACAAGGTTATAGAACGATGGGAATTTTAATTAACTGCTGGTCAGAATGAAAAgtggtacaactactttggagGACAGTTGACCAGTTTCTGGCAAAACCAATCATACTTTTACCATAGAATCCAGAAGTTGTGTTTCCTTGTTACTTACTCAAAtaagttgaaaatttatgtccacagaAAACCTGCACATGTATATTTGTGGTAGCTTCATTTCTAATTACCAAAACCTGGAAAATACCAAAATGTCCTTCATGAGGTGAATATCTAAACTGTGGCACATCCAGACAGTGGGATTTAGTTCTGTGCTAAAAAGTAATGAGATATGgtccatgaaaagacatggaggtaACCTTAACTGCATATTACTAAATCAATGAGGCCAAGCTGAAGAGGCTATATACAGTGTGATTTCAATTATATGACATCCTGGGAAATGCAAAACTGTGGAGACactgaaaagatcagtggttatcaggggctgggggaagtgaATGATAAGTAGGCAAAGCAGAGCAGATTTTTAGGGCTGTGAAACTATACCATATAATACTATTGTGGGAGAATACACCCCATTATCTATTTGTCCAAACTCCAAAAGTACTACCCTCGGAGTGAACTCTAGtttaaactatggactttgggtgaaaATGTTTTGTCAATGTAAGTTCATGAGTTGTAACAAACGTACCACTCTGGTGCAGTATTTTGATAATGGGGGATAATTTTATGGGCTGTAGGTGTTGTCTGTGAAATCTCTGTACCTCGCATTCAATTtttctatgaacctaaaactgctctaaaatataaAGCCAGTTTTGAAAAAGTATATCATACAGAGCTGAGCACATAGAATAAATTTTCTATAGTAGATATCACTTCTTGGCTAGCTCTCATTCTCACTGCAGTAGAATGTCAAAATAGAAtacaaggaaggagagagagttgTTACCTAGCAAGAATTATGGATCTAGAATTCCACCAAAAGAAGTCAATTCAAAACAAGAGGAAGAATGCATATCTTTACATAAATTACTCTCTACTTAATGATCATCTCATTGAAGATGCTGCCAGCTACCATTTGCTCGGTGAAGACCATGTTGCGACCTTCTACTCTCTGCCATTCTCCGGAGATTTTATTTGGCCGTGAGACCTCACTGAGGAGCTTCTCTTTCAAACGCAGTATTCTTCCATTGGCCAAGTATGGTGGGCGACACACTGTGACTCTGATTCCTGGGGATGGCATTGGACCTGAACTTATGCTGCATGTCAAGACTGTATTCAGACATGCACGTGTGCCTGTGGACTTTGAGGAGATAATGGTTAACTCCACTTCTGGTGAAGAGGACATTCACAATGCCATCATGGCAGTCAGCCGAAACCGTGTGGCTTTGAAGGGCAACATTGAAACTGACCACAACCTGCCACCATCTCACAAGTCCCGTAACAACATGTTTCGCACCACTCTAGATCTCTATGCCAACGTCATCCATTTTAAAAGCCTGCCAGGTGTGGAGACCCGGCACAAGGACGTAGACATCTTAGTTGTTCGGGAAAACACAGAGGGTGAATACAGCAACCTAGAGCATGAGAGTGTGAAGGGAGTGATCGAGAGCCTCAAGATCATTACCAAGGCCAAGTCTTTGCGCATTGCTGAATATGCCTTCCAGCTGGCCCAAGAAATGGGACGCAAGAAAGTGACAGCGGTGCACAAGGCCAACATCATGAAACTGGGAGATGGTCTTTTCCTCCGGTGTTGTAAGGAAGTGGCCTCCTGCTATCCTCAGCTGACCTTCGAGGGCATGACCGTGGATAACACCACCACGCAGTTGGTATCCGGGCCCCAGCAGTTTGATGTCATGGTGATGCCCAATCTTTATGGCAACATTGTCAACAATGTCTGCATAGGGTT
This DNA window, taken from Lutra lutra chromosome 10, mLutLut1.2, whole genome shotgun sequence, encodes the following:
- the LOC125079939 gene encoding isocitrate dehydrogenase [NAD] subunit gamma, mitochondrial-like — translated: MIISLKMLPATICSVKTMLRPSTLCHSPEILFGRETSLRSFSFKRSILPLAKYGGRHTVTLIPGDGIGPELMLHVKTVFRHARVPVDFEEIMVNSTSGEEDIHNAIMAVSRNRVALKGNIETDHNLPPSHKSRNNMFRTTLDLYANVIHFKSLPGVETRHKDVDILVVRENTEGEYSNLEHESVKGVIESLKIITKAKSLRIAEYAFQLAQEMGRKKVTAVHKANIMKLGDGLFLRCCKEVASCYPQLTFEGMTVDNTTTQLVSGPQQFDVMVMPNLYGNIVNNVCIGLVGGAGLVPGANYGHVCAVFEIASRQSGRNLANKNMANPAAMLLASCMMLDYLKLHSYATSIRTAVLASLENRNIHTPDIGGQSTTKDIIQDIINHISTVS